TCGGGCCGCTTCTGCCAGTCCGCGTCGCCGGGCAGCCCGTAGGCCGCGAGCAGTTCTTCGGCCCGCTTCGCCCCGCGCTCGCGGGCGGTCGGGTCGCCGGGCAGGATCAGGTCGAGGCGCACCGCGTCGAGCGCGGCGCGCGTGGTGCGGGCCTGCTCGACGGCCCCGGTCCGGGCCGTGGCTTCGGCGCGCTGGTGCAGAATCCCCCCCAGCCCGAGCGCCAGCCCGATGAGCCCCGCCGCCATCAGGCGCACGGTCAGCCCGGGGTTCCGCCGGCGCCACTTGCCGAGCCGCTCGGTGACCGAGGTTTCGCGCGCGTACCGGAGCGGCAGGTCGTTCAGGTGGTGCTCCAGGTCGGTCCGGAGCTGTTCCGCGCTCTGGTACCGGTCGGCGGGTTCCGGGGCGAGGAGCTTCCGCACGATGGCCTCGACCGCGGGCGACACCGCCGGGTTCAGCGCGCGGACGGCCGGCGGACCCGCGCGGCGCGCGGCGACTTGCGCGTCGACGTCGCGCAGGCCCTTCTGGGTGGGCACGAACGGCACGGTGGTGGTGAGCATCTCGAACGCCATCACGCCGAGCGCGTACAGGTCGGTGCGCTGGTCGAGCGCGCCCGCGCCGCGGTTCCGCATGTCGAGCAGTTGCTCGATCGCCATGTACGGCATCGTCCCGCCGACGAGTTCGCGGTCCGGGCGCGCGGCGTCGAACGACAAATTGAAGTCGAGGAGCATGGGCTCGCCGGTGTCGGCGAGGAGCACGTTGGCGGGCTTCAGGTCCAGGTGCAGGATGCCGCGTGCGTGCGCGTGCGCGAGGCCCTCGGCGAGTTGCGCGAGCACCTGCACCACCGCGCGCGGGTCGCCCACGATGGGCGGCGGCCCCTCGGAGTCCCAGGTCCAGACGGGCACGCGCGGGGCGCTGGTGCGCCCGTCGGAGGCCGGAACCGATTTGGACTTACTGTCGGTGGTGACCGTCGTGCGCGCCGCCCGGGTCGTCGAGGTCCTCCGGCCGGGCGCCCGCGCGGAGTTTTCGGACCGGTACACCCGGAGCAGGTCCGCGATCGTGACCCGGCCCAGGTACGGCATGCAGAGCACCTGCACGGGGCCGTCGTTGTGGACCGAGTACACGGGCACGACGTTCGTGTGCTGGAGCCGGGCGAGGCGCTCGGCCTCGCGCGTCGGGCGCAGCGTGACTTTGAGCGCGACGGGCCGGTCCGCCAGGGCCTCCTGGTGCGCGAGGTACACCCGCGCGAACGCCCCGCGCCCGAGCTCGCCCACGAGTTTGAACCCGAGAACCGTGTCCCCGACGCGCGGGGGCCGGCGCGCGCCCGGGGGCGCCTCGTCCCCGTCGTCCCACTCCGAGCTCCAGTCGGAGGCGGGCAGGTGCGCGCCGCCGAACGGCAAACTCGTGAGGGGCGCGAGGCGCCCCCGCGGCGGCGGCGTCACGGCCGGGAACGCTTCGGCCATTGCGGGGTGGGCCGCCGGAACCCGCATCGTCGGCTGGTTCTCCGGCCCGGGCGCCGCGCGCGCCGGTTCGGGTTCCGGGACGAACCTCGGATCGGTGTTCGGAAAGACCGTCGTGGAATGCACGGGCAACTCGGGCGAAAAACGGTATGGGCGGCAGTCGGATTCCACCGTCCGGAACGACCCGCGCGGGGGCGCGGGTTGTAACGAATACAATTCCGTACTTGCCCTGTAGAACGGAACCGCCCCGCCGTGGGAAGAAGCCGGGCGATTTTCGCGAGAAGTTCTTTCGCAAGAAATGAAAAAGTCGGCCCCGTTGCGCTCGGACCGAAATTCGCGCGAAACCTTAGACCGCGCCCGGGTCGAGGAGGTCGCGAACGAGCCGCGTCAGCACCTCGGCCGTGAACGGCTTGTGAAGGAAGGTCGCGGTCGCCTCCGCGAGCCCGCGCTCCACGAGCGCGTCCTCCGAGTACCCGGACACGAACAGGATTTTGATCCCCGGGCGCAGCGGGGCCACGGCCTGGGCCAACTCGCCGCCGCTCATCCCCGGCATCACGACGTCGGTGAGGAGCATGTGAATCGGCCCGGGGTGCGCGCGGGCTAGGTCCAGAGCCTCGGGGCCGGAGGAGGCGTCGAGGACCGCGTACCCCTTTTGCGCCAGGAGCATGGTAATGACGCGCCGCACCCCGGCATCGTCGTCCGCCACCAGGATCGTTTCAGTCCCGCGGTCCGGGCGCGCGGCCCCGTCCGGCCCGCGATCGGGCAGCGGTTCGATCACGGGGAGGTACACGTGGAACGTCGACCCGCGCCCGACGGTGCTGGCGACATCGATGTCGCCCCCGGACTGGCGCACGATGCCGTAGACGGTCGACAGGCCCAAACCCGTGCCGTGGCTCCCCTTGGTCGTGAAGAACGGCTCGAAGACCTTGCTCTTCACCTCGTCGGTCATCCCGGTCCCGGTGTCGGTCATTTCGAGGACCGCGTACCGGCCCGGCTTCAGACCCGGGACCGGCGGCGCGGCCCCTTCGTCGAGCCGCAGGTCAGTGGTACGAACGGTGAGCCGGCCCCCGCGCGGCATCGCGTCGCGGGCGTTCAGGGCCAGGTTCATCACCACCTGGGTGAGCTGCGTCGGGTCGGCCATCACCGACCCGAGGAGCGGGTCGGTGTCGGTTGCGAACTCGATGTGGCTGCCGAGCAGCCGGCGGACCATGCCCCCGACGTCGCGGAGCACGCCGTTCAGATTGAGCGCGCAGGGGAGCAGGATCTGTTTGCGGCTGAACGCGAGGATCTGCCGGGTGAGCGCCGCGGCGCGCTCGCTGGCGGCCTTCACCTCCTGGAGGTGCTCGCGCACCTCGGCCGGGGGGAGCACCCCGGAGAGGATCAGCTCGCTGAACCCGCCGATCACGGTCATGATGTTGTTGAAGTCGTGCGCGATCCCGCCCGATGGCTTCCATCTTCTGCGCCTGCCGGAGGTGCTCCTCGAGGCGCTTGCGCTCGGTCACGTCGCGGAACACCAGGACCGCGCCGGAGATGCGCCCGTAGGAATCGCTGATCGGGGCGGCGCTGTCGTCGATCGGCAGCTCCCCGCCCGTGCGCTGGAGCAGCACGCAGCCCTCGGTGATGGCAGCCGGCTGTTGGGTCCGCAGCGCTTCGAGGGCGGGGTTGGCGACCAGTTCGCGGGTCCGCTCGGAGACGACGGGGAACACCTCCGCGATCGGGCGCCCCTGCGCGGCGGCCGCGGGCCA
The Gemmata palustris DNA segment above includes these coding regions:
- a CDS encoding ATP-binding protein, which encodes MTVIGGFSELILSGVLPPAEVREHLQEVKAASERAAALTRQILAFSRKQILLPCALNLNGVLRDVGGMVRRLLGSHIEFATDTDPLLGSVMADPTQLTQVVMNLALNARDAMPRGGRLTVRTTDLRLDEGAAPPVPGLKPGRYAVLEMTDTGTGMTDEVKSKVFEPFFTTKGSHGTGLGLSTVYGIVRQSGGDIDVASTVGRGSTFHVYLPVIEPLPDRGPDGAARPDRGTETILVADDDAGVRRVITMLLAQKGYAVLDASSGPEALDLARAHPGPIHMLLTDVVMPGMSGGELAQAVAPLRPGIKILFVSGYSEDALVERGLAEATATFLHKPFTAEVLTRLVRDLLDPGAV
- a CDS encoding protein kinase domain-containing protein: MHSTTVFPNTDPRFVPEPEPARAAPGPENQPTMRVPAAHPAMAEAFPAVTPPPRGRLAPLTSLPFGGAHLPASDWSSEWDDGDEAPPGARRPPRVGDTVLGFKLVGELGRGAFARVYLAHQEALADRPVALKVTLRPTREAERLARLQHTNVVPVYSVHNDGPVQVLCMPYLGRVTIADLLRVYRSENSARAPGRRTSTTRAARTTVTTDSKSKSVPASDGRTSAPRVPVWTWDSEGPPPIVGDPRAVVQVLAQLAEGLAHAHARGILHLDLKPANVLLADTGEPMLLDFNLSFDAARPDRELVGGTMPYMAIEQLLDMRNRGAGALDQRTDLYALGVMAFEMLTTTVPFVPTQKGLRDVDAQVAARRAGPPAVRALNPAVSPAVEAIVRKLLAPEPADRYQSAEQLRTDLEHHLNDLPLRYARETSVTERLGKWRRRNPGLTVRLMAAGLIGLALGLGGILHQRAEATARTGAVEQARTTRAALDAVRLDLILPGDPTARERGAKRAEELLAAYGLPGDADWQKRPEVSRLTEAERGVLNADLGELLILLAQARLQSTEARPESERRELAARAWKLNRAARTCFDAGAVPPLLDRQAARIAPLAGEALGAPEDVPDPAKVAGGRADFIEAAFGLMSGRYATAIPLLDRTISDRPDHGAAQFCLAYCRQQLGQYTRALERYDVARVLLPKDPRPALQRGAIYGTCKKPALAEAEFSKAIDLDPNYAEPYRARGLTRYRLAKFDEMRPGKAAAARAKLEAADKDYTSALERGASPLHIHLLRAAARDGRDPVGAKADRGAASELTAATEADYLVRGTVRINTDPAGALADFRSATELNPRSLVALQNQAHVLADKMKDKDLAGALAAATRVVELYPEFAIGRSGRAVVLARLGRREDAHKEMEQAQLLSDDAEVTFQAACVYSLTSKTNPGDKAKALEFLRQAIRDGYSNLNGLGTDPDLDPIRKSQEFQGIRTAADSLIK